The DNA region ATCGCTTCACCGGCGTCGCTGTAGAAGTACGCGGGGACGCTGAGGCCCATGAACAACGCGAAGCCGCCGATCAGCAGGTTGCGGTCGCTGCTCAGGTCGGCCTGGGCAAACTGCCGCACCCCGACGGCAGAGATCAGCCCGAACATCACGCAGTACAGGCCCCCCACCACCGGCTGCGGGATGGCCGCGGCCACGGCGCCGAACTTGCCGAACAGCCCCAGCACGATCAGCAGCACGCCGGCGAGCTGCACCACGTACCGGCTGCCGACCTTGGTGAGCCCCACGAGGCCGACGTTCTCGGAGTAGCTGGTGCTGCTGAACCCGCCGAACATGCCCGTCAGCGCGCAGCCAATGCCCTCAAAGCCGATGCCGCGCGAGATCTGCTCGGGGCTTGGATCCCCCGCGCCGGCAAGCTGGCTGCACGCGTGGTAGTCGCCGAACGACTCGATCATCGACGCCAGGTAGCCGGCCAGCACCGCGACCACGAACGCAGTGGAGAACCGGGGCAGGCCCCAGGGGAAGAAGACGCCTGTCGTGCGGAGCCACTCGGCGTGCTCGACCGCGTCGAAGCTGACCCGTGCCGGGTGCTCGGGGCCGTAGACCCCCGTGGCGGTAAGCACCCCGCATACGCCGACGGCGCCGAGGATCGCTAGCAGCATCGGGAAGAGGCGGAACACGAGGCTGTGACGGGCCAACACCAGCGAGAACGAGATGATCAACGCCATTGTCAGCAGGCTGGTGGGCCAGTGCCCCGCGGCCACGGGCGCCCCGGCGCCGTAGAGCGCCAGACCGATCAGCATAATCACCGGCCCCACCACCACGGGCGAGAGGTACCGCCGCACCGCGCCGGCCAGCCCCGAGAAGCCGATCGCCATCTCGGCCAGTGCGCCGAGGATCACGGCGCCCGCGATGTACTGCATGCACATGCCGCCGTCGCCACCAAGGCCTCCTTCGCTTGTCGGCTTGAGGACCGTCGGGATGATCACCCCCGAGAACGCAGCCAAGAACGAAAAACTAACCCCCTGGATGATCGGCAGCCGCGAGCCGAACGTGGTCTGGAGCAGCGTCGCCACGCCGCTGCAGAGCATGACCGAAGAAATAAGCAGCGCGGTCTCCGTGGCGTCCATCCCCATCGCCGGCGCCAGCAGCAGCGGCACGGCGACCGTCGAGCCGAACATCGTGAGCACATGCTGCACGGCCAGCACCATCGCACGCGGCAGGGGGGGCTTGGAGTCGATGCCGTAGATAATCGGCTGGTTCTCCTGCATAGACGATGGGCCGGATGACGGGATGGGCGGGATTTACGGGCGGGGGTTTGGAGCGGCGTTATGGTACAGTCTGGGTGTGGAAACGCAAAACTTAAAGCCGACGGTGGTGGCATTCGGCGACGAAGTTCTCGACCGAATGGCGAGGGCGGTCGAAAAAGTTCAAGAGCGGCTGCGTCGCTCTACCGCCGCTCTCGAAGCGGCCCATGTGCCGTACGCGGCCTTCGGCGACAACGCAGTGGCGGCTTGGGTCGCGACCATCGATCCGGGCGCGGTTCGCCACGCTGTTGACATCGAGATGCTCGTCAATCGCGGTGACTACGCCTCGGCGAAGAAAACCCTTGAGAGCGTCGGCTTCCTGCAGCACGACGAGATGACATTCGTCGATGGTGCCGACGGAAGCCCACGCGAGGCAGTCCGCCTGCTATTTGCCGGCGAGAAGGCCAAGGAGGGCCACGTAGCCGCCGCTCCGTGCGTATCAGCAGACAGCACGCACACCGCATTCAAGCTGCTGCCGCTGGAACCGCTGGTGTTGCTTGAGCTGACGCTGTGGCGATGCGTCTGTCGCCTCCACGTTCGCGACTTGATCGAAATCGGCCTAGTCGATCAATCATGGCCTCAGCGGTTCACCCCCGCGCTGGCGGGGCGGCTGCAAACGTTGCTGGACGATCCGGACGGGTGACAACGAACCGGCTCGTCGGGATCGGCGGAGAAATCTCCCCGGCGGCATGGATTTTAGCAGAGGCCGGTACGGCATAGAAATCGCAGTCGGCGAGACGCGGCTAAGAAGCGGGAATGTCGATCGACCTAATGAGCTTGGCTTGGATGAGAGTATGGCGACCATCGTCGTGCTCTAGGATCATCATCCCGTGAAGCTCCCAGGGAAAACCACCCTTTGCCTGACTCGAATTGGTAACGCCGACGATTCGCACATTCTCGTAGACCTTGCCGCTGCCGAGAAAGACGTTGCAACGCTTACCTTCACCAAGCACTCCCGCAATCTTGATTCGGTTGACGCCTCCATCCCGGCGAAGCATCCCAAGCAGCGTGAAAAACACGGCGCAGAAAACGATCCCCAATGCAATAGCCCCGACGACACTGATCGCCTTTTCAAACGGGTGAACTTCAGCAAGGATCACCATTCTAATCTCCGTGACTACTGCGAGCCCTGATGTCTTCCGGCTCAAACCAGTTGCGAGCAATTGTGATTGGTTGTATCCCGTAAACCCCGCCCATCCCGTCATCCGGTCCATCGTCCCTCAAAGCTCCACAATCGCCCCATAAGTCTCCGGCCGGCGGTCCCTGAAGAACTGCCACGTGTTGCGCACCTCGCGGATCAGGTCGAGGTCCATGTCGACGATCACGATGTCGTCCTCGTCGCGCTTCGTGCTCTGAGCGATGAACTGGCCTCTGGGATCAACAAAATAGCTCTGGCCGTAGAACTCGCCGATCCGCCACGGCTCTTCCCAGCCGGGGCGGTTGATGGCGCCGACGAAGTACTGGTTGGCGACCGCGTGGGCGGGCTGTTCGATCTTCCACAGGTACTCGCTGAGGCCCGCGACGGTGGCAGACGGGTTGAAGACGATCTCCGCGCCGGCGAGCCCCAGGCAGCGCGCGCCGTCCGGGAAGTGGCGGTCGTAGCAGATGTAAACGCCCACCTTGCCGACCGCGGTGTCGAACACCGGGTACCCCAAGTTCCCGGGGCGGAAGTAAAACTTCTCCCAGAAGCCCGGGTTGCACTGCGGGATGTGGATCTTGCGGAACTTGCCCAGGTACTTGCCGTCCGCGTTGATCACCGCGGCCGTGTTGTAGTAGACGCCGGTGAGTTCCTCTTCGTACAGCGGGACCACCAGCACCATTTCATGCTTTTTGGCCAGCTCCTGCATTAGCTTGACGGTCGGGCCGTCGGGGACGCGCTCGGTCAGCTCGTACCACTTGGTCTCTTGCTCGGCGCAGAAGTAGGGGCCGTAGAACAGCTCCTGCAGGCAAACGACCTGGGCGCCCGCGTCCGCGGCCTGGGCGATCATGGCGACGTGCTTGTCGATCATCGCCTGCTTGATCTTCTCGACGGGCGAGGTGCTCGGCTCGCAGGTGGTGGCCTGAATCAAGGCGCCGCGGACGGGTCGGGGCATAGGGAGGGACGGGGGGTTGGGGGCGGGAACGCGGCGGTTAATACCACGGCACTGGCCTGGCTGCTGTTCTCCGGTATCCTAACCGACCTGGGGCGAGACTCCAAAGCAGAAACTCTCGCCTCTCGCCCCGAGCTTCTACCCCTGGCCCCGCGCCCCCAGCCATGCCAACTATCGAAACGGTCCCCTCGTTCAGCGGCGGCGTCTGGTCATCATTGGACGCCACCGCCTACGAGGAAGTTTTCAACCCTTCCACCGGCACCGTGATCGCCCGCACGCCGCTGGCCAGCGCGGGGCAGACCGCCGAAGTCGTAGAAGCCGCCGCGCGGGCGCTGCCCGGCTGGAGCGCAACGCCGGTGGTCGAACGCGCGCGGGTGATGTTCCGCTTCCGCGCGCTGATGGAGCAGCACTTCGACGAGATCGCGGCGCTGGTGACCCGCGAACACGGCAAGACGCTCACCGAGGCCCGCGCCGAGGTGAACCGCGGCGTCGAGATGGTGGAGTTCTCTTGCGGCATCCCCAGCCTGATCATCGGCGACATGCTGCCGAACATCGCCGCGGGGGTCGACGCCCAGTGCGTGCGGCACCCGGTGGGGGTGTGCGTAGGGATCACGCCGTACAACTTCCCCAACATGGTGCCGCTGTGGATGTTCCCGGTGGCCATCACCTGCGGAAACACGTTTGTGCTGAAGCCATCGGAGAAAGTGCCCCTCTCCGCCGTGCGGCTGGGCGAGCTGCTGGCCGAGGCGGGGCTGCCCGCGGGTGTGTTCAACATCGTCCACGGCGGCAAGGAGTGCGTTGACGCGTTGCTGACCCACCCCAAGGTGTCGGCCGTGTCGTTCGTCGGTTCGACGCCGATCGCGGAGTACATCTACAAGACCGGCACGGCGCACGGCAAACGGGTGCAGGCCGCCGGGGGGGCCAAGAACCACCTGATCATCATGCCCGACGCGGACCTGGACCGAACGGTCAAGCAGCTCGCCGCCAGCGCCTACGGCTGCGCGGGCCAGCGCTGCATGGCGGGGAGCCTGGCGGTGGCGGTCGGCTCGGCGGGCGACCCGATGGTCGAGGCGCTTGTGGATCTGGGCGCCGCGATGAAGGTCGGCCCCTCCGACGGTGACGAGTCGGTCGCCATGGGGCCGGTGATCCGTGCCGAACACCGCACGCGGGTCGCCACGGCGCTGGAGAACGCCAAGAAGGACGGCGCCACGCTGGCGCTGGACGGCCGCGAACGGGGCATGACGGACGACGCGTTCTTGATCGGCCCCAGCGTGGTGGACCACGTGACGCCGGAGATGCGGATCGCCAGCGACGAGGTGTTCGGCCCCGTGCTGTCGGTCGCCCGTGTGAAGAACCTGGAGGAGGCGCTGGCATTGGGGGACGCGTGCGACTACGGCAACGGCGCGGTCATCTTCACCCGCGACGGCTACGCCGCCCGCGAGTTCACGCGTCATTTCAATGCGGGGATGATCGGCGTGAACGTCGGCGTGCCGGCGCCGATGGCGTGGTTCCCGTTCACCGGCTGGAACCGCTCGTTCTTCGGCGACCTGCACGTGCAGGGGACCGAGGGGATCCAGTTCTACACCCGCCAGAAGGTGACGCTCACGCGCTGGCCGCGGACGGACGAATCGCACCTCGACCCGGTTTGGCGCGACGCCCCTCGCCAATAGCCAAGGCGAGCCGTCGGCGTCAGCCGGCGGAGCAACGCCTGTCTTCACCCGGATTGCGCCGGGCGTCCTCGTCCCTGCTCGGTGCGAACATGCGCCGTCCTCCGGCCGCTGACGCCGACGGCTCCCCTATTGAGTCCAGCACCGGGGGGTGGTGGGGTGGGGGCCATCGCGCGTGCGTGCGATCCATACTGATCGGCCTAGGCGCGCCTCTCGGGCGCACATCGGCCTGCAACGCCTGACGCGAGCCCTTTGGCACATCACTTGCAGCTTGGTTGAGTACGGTTTCTCGATTCTGACACTCGAACCAAAGGACTCACCATGGCTACTGCCACTCTCAAACGCAGTGTTCTTTCCGCTAGCACCATCAACGGCGATTCGGTCGAAAACTTGGCCGGCAAAGACCTGGGCACGATCAAGGACCTGATGATCGACCTGAATACCGGGCGCGTCGCGTACGCGGTGCTGTCGTTCGGCGGCTTCCTCGGCTTCGGCAACAAGCTGTTCGCCGTGCCGTTCAAGGCGTTGCAGGTCAATTGCGACAAGGAGTGCTTCACGCTCGATGTCGACAAGGAGCGGCTTGAGAACGCCCACGGATTCGACGAGAACAACTGGCCAGACATGGCCGATCAGTCCTGGCAGACGGACGTGCACGGTGTGTACGGCGTCGACCCCTACTGGAGCTAGCCCCACCGTTACGGGTTAGATCGACTCCCAACCAACGGCCGCCGCAGCAATGCGGCGGTCGTTTTTTTGTGTCGGCTGCTACGCCTCGCCGACGGCTGATCCCGATGTGGCTGCTAGAAGAGACGAAATAGCCCAGTTGTGATCGTCAAGCTTGCTCGAACGCTTCCCAGTCCAACCCAAGTTGGCGTACCGCAGCGCGAAGCGTCCCAACTTTTAGGTCCTTTCCCCCATGATCTGGCAAGACCGCTGACCGTCCAGCAATCGGATTGCGCCACTTGCGGTGGGAACCACCGCCGCGGCGTGGGGTCTCCACGCAGCCGAGGATTGCTAGCCGTCGGACCGCCTCTCGATACTTCACGGCGACGCTACCAACACGTCGGACCAAAAGAGCTCGCCGCTCGGTGGCGCCTGCACTCCAGCGGGCAACGAGCGGCCTTCGTCGGCGTACAGCTCGACGACCGCAGCCAGCGCGTCCTGGGCGTTGGCGAACGCCTCGTCGAGGGTGTCTCCCTCCGTCACCAATTCTGGGAGCGCAGAAGAGGTAACTGTAAACCCCCCTTCGGGTTGGGGGACGAAGCAGAGGGGGACTCGGTAGAGCATTTTTGATTGGCTCCGGTTCGCTTTTGGAATCGCTCTCTATGATATCAACTCCGGCGCCAAGCGAGAATCGATTGCCTACCTTCGACTACAACTTCACCGTCCCCGCCCCGCTCACGGAGGTGGCCGCGTTCCACTCGGACACCCGCGCGCTCAAACTGCTGACGCCCCCGCCGACGATCGTGCGGATCCACTCGGTCGAGCCGCTGGCCGAGGGCTCGGTCAGCAAGTTCACGCTGTGGGTGGGGCCGATCCCCTTGCGGTGGACGGCGGTCCATCGCAACGTCTCGCAGCGCGGCTTTACGGACGTACAGGCGGAGGGGCCCGCCGCCCGTTGGGAGCACACCCACACCTTCACGCCGATCGGCCCGGACCAGACCCGGATCGACGAGCACATCGATTATCAGCACCGCAGCGGGTGGCGGGGGCTGCTGACGCGGGTGCTGTTCGCGCGGGCGAATCTGTCGTTCATGTTCGCCTACCGGGCGTGGGTCACCCGTCGCCGGCTGCGGGGCACGGGCCGGGCCCGGTAGGCAGACGGACCCCGCCGGGGCCTGCTGGCCCAGAATTCTAGGGGCGCCAGCATGAACGGCCTGGTTTCGGGCCGCGTATGGCATGTCGGGTGGGCGTTTGACGCCCCGCCCCCCGGTTGCCGGGGAGGCCGCTTCGAGCCTACAACGTCGGACACTCAACCTATGCCCCGCAAACCGCAATCTCGTCAAACCTGTATGCATTGCCGCCCCAATCCCAGCAGCCCGCTGAAGACGCGTCTCGGGATGCTCGCCGCTGAGTTGTCGATGTTTCTTGCGCTGCTTGCGCTCGCCGCCAGCGGGTGCGCCACGTCGGTCGCCGACGCGCCGCAGCTCTCCGCCAAGAAGGCCCCCGCGGCCGACAAGCCCCACATTGTTAATAAGCCTATGCCCGCCTCGCTCGAAGACGCCCCGTTGATCCCCCGCGAAGTGCTGTTCGGGAACCCCACGCGGGCCCAGGCGCGGATCAGCCCCGACGGCAAGTGGCTCAGCTTCTTGGCGCCGGTCAAGCAGCCCTCGGGCGCCGAGGTGATGAACGTCTGGGTGGCGCCCATCGACAAGTTCGAAGAAGCGGTCGCCGTGACCGAGGACAAGCTCCGCGGCATCCGCGGGCATAGCTGGTCGAACGACGCCAAGAGCATCCTCTACTCGCAAGACAAAGGTGGCGACGAGAACTGGCACCTCTACGCCACCGACGTCGCGACCAAGAAGACACGCGACCTCACCCCCATCGAGGGCGTGAACGCCCAGATCGCCGGCGACAGCCAGCAGTTTCCCGGCGAGATCCTGGTCGGCCTGAACGACCGCAACCCGCAACTGCACGACATCTACCGCGTGAACCTGGCCACCGGCGAGCGGAAGCTGGTGCAAGAGAACCCCGGCGTGGCCGGCTTCATCACCGACGACAAGCTCAACGTCCGCATGGCGCTCAATTTCACCGAGACCGGCGGCCAGGTGTGGATGCTCCCCAAGGGAGAGGCCGGCGAGACTGGCTTCCCCGACTGGGACGTCATCGAGACGTTCGGCCCCGAAGACGCCATGACCAGCGGCCCGGCCGGCTACACGGCCGACGGCAAGACCTTCTACTTCCAGGACAGCCGCAACCGCGACACGGCGGGGCTGTTCGCCACCAGCACCGAGACGGGCGAGACCAAGCTGATCGCCGAAGACAAACGGGCCGACGCCGGCGGTGCGCTCGTCCACCCGGTGACGCAGAAGATCCAGGCGGTCTCCTTTACGTACGCCCGCCGCGAGTGGCGTGTGCTCGACCCCACCGTGCAGGCCGACCTCGACTATCTGGGTAAGTTCCAGGACGGCGAGTTTGAGGTCACCAGCCGGACCACCGACGACACGACCTGGTCGGTGGCGTACATCCTCGACGACGGCCCGGTGAAGTACTACCGCTACACACGCCCCGCGAAGGGGGGGCCGGGCGAGCGGAGCATGACTTACCTGTTCAGCAGCCGCGACGACCTCGACCAGTACCCGCTGGTCAAGATGCACGACCGCGTGATCGAGAGCCGCGACGGCATGAACCTGGTCTGCTACCTCACGCTCCCGCCCGGCAGCGACCCGGACGGCGACGGCGTCCCCAACGCCCCGGTGCCGATGGTGCTCGACGTCCACGGCGGCCCCTGGGCCCGCGACGGCTGGGGCTTCAACGGCGAGCACCAGTGGCTCGCCAACCGCGGCTACGCGGTGCTGAACGTCAACTACCGCGGCTCGACCGGCTTCGGCAAGGAGTTCATCAACGCCGCCAACGGTCAGTGGTCGGGTCAGATGCACGACGACCTGCTCGACGCGGTCGACTGGGCCGTGAAGCAAGGGATCGCCCAGCGCGACAAGGTCTGCATCATGGGCGGAAGCTACGGTGGGTACGCCACCCTGGTGGGGCTCACCTACACGCCGCAGGAGTTCGCCTGCGGGGTGGACATCGTCGGCCCCAGCAGCCTGGTGACCCTGCTGCAGAACGCGCCGCCGTACTGGGCGCCCTTCATGCCGGTGATGAAGCTCCGCGTCGGCGACTGGACCACCGACCTCGGCAAAGAGGAACTCCTGAAGCGCTCGCCGTTGACGCGGGTAGACAAGATCGAGCGGCCGCTGTTGATCGGCCAGGGCGCCAACGACCCGCGCGTCACGCAGGTCGAGGCGGACCAGATCGTCGAGGCGATGCAGGCCAAGAACATCCCGGTCACCTACGTCCTCTACCCCGACGAGGGGCACGGCTTTGCCCGCCCCGAGAACCGCATGAGCTTCAACGCGGTGACCGAGGCCTTCCTGGCCGAGCACCTCGGCGGCCGCTACGAGCCCATCGGTGAAGACTTCGAAGGCGCGAGCATCACCGTGCCGACCGGCGCCAACGAGGTGCCGGGCCTAGAGGCGGGCCTGAAAGCCGCGGGCGATTGACGGGCTAGGGGCTCTCGACAGGCGAGGCCTGACCTACGTTGTCGATCCGCTTGCGGAACTTTTGGTGCAGCCGTTTCTGGCGGTCGTCAAGATCGACCTCTTCGCCACGGAGCCACGCGCGCTGAACGTGCGTGGGGGTTTCTAGCGGGTCGCCGTCGCAGATCAGCAGCGTCGCCTCTTTGCCCACTTCGAGCGAACCGACCCGGTCGTCGACCCCAAGGATCTGGGCCGGGTAGAGTGTGATCGCCTTGAGCGCTTCGTCACGCGGCAGGCCGTAGCCGGCCGCGGTGGCGGCGTGGTAGGGGAGGTTCCGCACGTTCGAGGCGAAACGCCCGCCGCCGGCGATGCAATACCGCACCCCTGCTTTGCGGAGCCGCTCCGGCAGCGTGTAGGGGGCGTCGTAGTCGTCCCCGCGCCGCAGCGGCAGACGATGGATCGCCGAAACTACCACCGGCACGTCGTGCGCCTTGAGCAGCGCGGCGCAGTGCGGCGCGTCGTAGCCCCCCATGATGATCAGCCTCAGCTTCTGTTCTGCGCAAAACGCTACGGCCGATTCGATCTGGTCGAGCCAATCGGCGTCGACGATCAGCGGCTGCTCGCCACGCAGCAGCGGGCCCATCGCCTCCCAGCGGATGTCAAACGGCGTCTCGGGGTCGGCGTCGCGGGCCGCTTGATAGGCGCGGGCGTCGTCGAGCAGTTGCGCCATCCGCCGCAACGATGCTTCGCTCGTGTCTTTTTCCGAACCGCGTTTGCGCGTCGCCGGCCAACGGACGTGCATCCCCACGCCGGGCCGCACCAGCATGTCCTCCCAGGTCCAGCCCCCCAAGCGGATCAGGCTGCTCTGGCCGCTGAACAGCCCGCCGTCAGGCGCGGCCAGGGCCAGCAGCACCCCCCCTGATCGTGTGACCGGGATCAACTCGCTGTCGGGGTTCACCGCCTTGTGGGCCATCGCGTTGGGGTTGAAGTCGCCCGCTTCGCTCGTGTCGACCGTCGCCCGCACCGAGGGGAGTTCCACCAGCCCCAACTGCGAGTAGGCCGCGATCAGGCCGGGGTAGACGTGCAGCCCCGCGGCGTTGACCTTCTGCGCCCCCTGGGGAACCTTCACGTCCGCGCCCAAGGCGGTGATCGCCCCGTCGGTCATCACCAGCGTGGCGTGCTCGATCGGGTCGGACGAGACGGGATGGACCGTCCCCCCGACCAACGCGACCGTGCCCGCGGGCGCAGCCGTCGAGGCCAGCAGCAGAAGATAGAAGCAGAGCGAGCGTATCATCGGCAGTCGTACCCGGAGCAAAAGATGTCGCAGCGCGGCCACAGCGACGAAGGATCGGTTTTCTCGTCGCCGGCGCCCGCGGGGGATTCGCCAGAGTCGAGCACGAGCTGGATGAGCCGCTGCTTCAGCTCGGCGTCGCGCTTGCGGGCCGCTGCGTCTGCGCTGCGGCTGAAGTACCGGCGCCCGTCGATCCAGGTCTGCTCGCAGCGAGCGAAGTTCGACAGCGGCGGCCCGCTCCACAACGTCAGGTCGGCCTGCTTGCCCGGCTCGACCGAGCCGACCAGCCCGTCGATCCGAAGCTGCCGGGCCGCGTTGAGCGTGACAAACTTCAACGCCTCTTCGGGGGGCACGCCGCCGTACTTGACGGCCTTGGCGGCGTCCTGGTTCAGGTGTCGGCCCAGCTCGTGGTCGTCTGAGTTGAACGACACCACCACCCCCGCGTTGTGCATCAACGCGCCGTTGTACGGGATGGCGTCGTACACCTCGAACTTGTAGGCCCACCAGTCCGCGAAGGACGACGCCATCGCCCCGTGCGCGGCGATCTCCGGCGCCAGCTTGTAGCCCTCGAGGATGTGTTGCAGCGTGCCGATCTGCACGCCGAAGCCTTCGAGCGTCCGCAGCAGCGCCAGGATCTCGCTCTGCCGGTACGAGTGGCAGTGGATCCAGCGCTGGTGTTCTAAGATCTCAACCAGGGCTTCTAGCTCGAGGTCGCGCCGCGGCGGCAGCCCACGCCCGGTCCGCTCCCAGCGTCGCAGCTCGCCACGGTAGCCCTGCGCGGCCCGGAAGGCGTCGATCATCAACTCGTCGACCCCCATCCGCGTCTGCGGGTACCGGCTGCTGTAGCGTTCGCCCCAGTTGCTCTGCTTGACGTTCTCTCCGAGCGCGAACTTGATGCCCAGCGGCGCCCCCACGAACTTCATCTCCTCGGGCCCCGCGCCCCAGCGGAGCTTGATCACCTGATTCTGCCCGCCGATCGGGTTGGCCGACCCGTGCAAGACGTTCGCCGTGGTCACGCCGCCGGCGAGCTGGCGGTAGATGGTGATGTCGTCGGGGTCGATAAAGTCGCCGATCCGCACCTCGGAGGTGATCGCCTGACCGCTCTCATTGATGCCGCCGTCGGTAGCGATATGGGAG from Pirellulimonas nuda includes:
- a CDS encoding nitrilase-related carbon-nitrogen hydrolase → MPRPVRGALIQATTCEPSTSPVEKIKQAMIDKHVAMIAQAADAGAQVVCLQELFYGPYFCAEQETKWYELTERVPDGPTVKLMQELAKKHEMVLVVPLYEEELTGVYYNTAAVINADGKYLGKFRKIHIPQCNPGFWEKFYFRPGNLGYPVFDTAVGKVGVYICYDRHFPDGARCLGLAGAEIVFNPSATVAGLSEYLWKIEQPAHAVANQYFVGAINRPGWEEPWRIGEFYGQSYFVDPRGQFIAQSTKRDEDDIVIVDMDLDLIREVRNTWQFFRDRRPETYGAIVEL
- a CDS encoding CoA-acylating methylmalonate-semialdehyde dehydrogenase encodes the protein MPTIETVPSFSGGVWSSLDATAYEEVFNPSTGTVIARTPLASAGQTAEVVEAAARALPGWSATPVVERARVMFRFRALMEQHFDEIAALVTREHGKTLTEARAEVNRGVEMVEFSCGIPSLIIGDMLPNIAAGVDAQCVRHPVGVCVGITPYNFPNMVPLWMFPVAITCGNTFVLKPSEKVPLSAVRLGELLAEAGLPAGVFNIVHGGKECVDALLTHPKVSAVSFVGSTPIAEYIYKTGTAHGKRVQAAGGAKNHLIIMPDADLDRTVKQLAASAYGCAGQRCMAGSLAVAVGSAGDPMVEALVDLGAAMKVGPSDGDESVAMGPVIRAEHRTRVATALENAKKDGATLALDGRERGMTDDAFLIGPSVVDHVTPEMRIASDEVFGPVLSVARVKNLEEALALGDACDYGNGAVIFTRDGYAAREFTRHFNAGMIGVNVGVPAPMAWFPFTGWNRSFFGDLHVQGTEGIQFYTRQKVTLTRWPRTDESHLDPVWRDAPRQ
- a CDS encoding amidohydrolase family protein, whose translation is MIRSLCFYLLLLASTAAPAGTVALVGGTVHPVSSDPIEHATLVMTDGAITALGADVKVPQGAQKVNAAGLHVYPGLIAAYSQLGLVELPSVRATVDTSEAGDFNPNAMAHKAVNPDSELIPVTRSGGVLLALAAPDGGLFSGQSSLIRLGGWTWEDMLVRPGVGMHVRWPATRKRGSEKDTSEASLRRMAQLLDDARAYQAARDADPETPFDIRWEAMGPLLRGEQPLIVDADWLDQIESAVAFCAEQKLRLIIMGGYDAPHCAALLKAHDVPVVVSAIHRLPLRRGDDYDAPYTLPERLRKAGVRYCIAGGGRFASNVRNLPYHAATAAGYGLPRDEALKAITLYPAQILGVDDRVGSLEVGKEATLLICDGDPLETPTHVQRAWLRGEEVDLDDRQKRLHQKFRKRIDNVGQASPVESP
- a CDS encoding S9 family peptidase, coding for MHCRPNPSSPLKTRLGMLAAELSMFLALLALAASGCATSVADAPQLSAKKAPAADKPHIVNKPMPASLEDAPLIPREVLFGNPTRAQARISPDGKWLSFLAPVKQPSGAEVMNVWVAPIDKFEEAVAVTEDKLRGIRGHSWSNDAKSILYSQDKGGDENWHLYATDVATKKTRDLTPIEGVNAQIAGDSQQFPGEILVGLNDRNPQLHDIYRVNLATGERKLVQENPGVAGFITDDKLNVRMALNFTETGGQVWMLPKGEAGETGFPDWDVIETFGPEDAMTSGPAGYTADGKTFYFQDSRNRDTAGLFATSTETGETKLIAEDKRADAGGALVHPVTQKIQAVSFTYARREWRVLDPTVQADLDYLGKFQDGEFEVTSRTTDDTTWSVAYILDDGPVKYYRYTRPAKGGPGERSMTYLFSSRDDLDQYPLVKMHDRVIESRDGMNLVCYLTLPPGSDPDGDGVPNAPVPMVLDVHGGPWARDGWGFNGEHQWLANRGYAVLNVNYRGSTGFGKEFINAANGQWSGQMHDDLLDAVDWAVKQGIAQRDKVCIMGGSYGGYATLVGLTYTPQEFACGVDIVGPSSLVTLLQNAPPYWAPFMPVMKLRVGDWTTDLGKEELLKRSPLTRVDKIERPLLIGQGANDPRVTQVEADQIVEAMQAKNIPVTYVLYPDEGHGFARPENRMSFNAVTEAFLAEHLGGRYEPIGEDFEGASITVPTGANEVPGLEAGLKAAGD
- a CDS encoding type II toxin-antitoxin system HicA family toxin — protein: MKYREAVRRLAILGCVETPRRGGGSHRKWRNPIAGRSAVLPDHGGKDLKVGTLRAAVRQLGLDWEAFEQA
- a CDS encoding type II toxin-antitoxin system HicB family antitoxin, giving the protein MLYRVPLCFVPQPEGGFTVTSSALPELVTEGDTLDEAFANAQDALAAVVELYADEGRSLPAGVQAPPSGELFWSDVLVASP
- a CDS encoding SRPBCC family protein, whose protein sequence is MPTFDYNFTVPAPLTEVAAFHSDTRALKLLTPPPTIVRIHSVEPLAEGSVSKFTLWVGPIPLRWTAVHRNVSQRGFTDVQAEGPAARWEHTHTFTPIGPDQTRIDEHIDYQHRSGWRGLLTRVLFARANLSFMFAYRAWVTRRRLRGTGRAR
- a CDS encoding PRC-barrel domain-containing protein — protein: MATATLKRSVLSASTINGDSVENLAGKDLGTIKDLMIDLNTGRVAYAVLSFGGFLGFGNKLFAVPFKALQVNCDKECFTLDVDKERLENAHGFDENNWPDMADQSWQTDVHGVYGVDPYWS
- a CDS encoding uracil-xanthine permease family protein encodes the protein MQENQPIIYGIDSKPPLPRAMVLAVQHVLTMFGSTVAVPLLLAPAMGMDATETALLISSVMLCSGVATLLQTTFGSRLPIIQGVSFSFLAAFSGVIIPTVLKPTSEGGLGGDGGMCMQYIAGAVILGALAEMAIGFSGLAGAVRRYLSPVVVGPVIMLIGLALYGAGAPVAAGHWPTSLLTMALIISFSLVLARHSLVFRLFPMLLAILGAVGVCGVLTATGVYGPEHPARVSFDAVEHAEWLRTTGVFFPWGLPRFSTAFVVAVLAGYLASMIESFGDYHACSQLAGAGDPSPEQISRGIGFEGIGCALTGMFGGFSSTSYSENVGLVGLTKVGSRYVVQLAGVLLIVLGLFGKFGAVAAAIPQPVVGGLYCVMFGLISAVGVRQFAQADLSSDRNLLIGGFALFMGLSVPAYFYSDAGEAMINAVPWGLGPILGAVGKTGMAVAAILGITLDNLIPGTDKERGLVGPGVLVPEGGDIT